In Croceicoccus sp. Ery15, a genomic segment contains:
- the istB gene encoding IS21-like element helper ATPase IstB, with product MSSQAPELLLASHLKTLKLPTFLREHDKLARQCAAEGVDHVRYLARLVELELIDRERRMVERRIKAARFPAAKSLDSFDFAAIPKLNKMQVLELARCDWITRRENVIALGPSGTGKTHVAIGLGLAACQKGLTVGFITASALVSEMMEARDERRLLRLHKQMTGYKLLIIDELGFVPLSKTGAELLFELISQRYERGSTLITSNLPFDEWTETFGSERLTGALLDRLTHHVSILEMNGESYRLAQSQARKARPNP from the coding sequence ATGAGCAGCCAAGCTCCCGAACTGCTGCTCGCCAGCCACCTCAAGACGCTCAAGCTGCCAACCTTCCTGCGCGAGCATGACAAGCTGGCCCGGCAATGCGCAGCAGAGGGCGTAGATCATGTCCGCTACCTTGCTCGGCTTGTCGAACTGGAACTGATCGACCGGGAACGCCGGATGGTCGAGCGCCGGATCAAGGCCGCGCGGTTCCCGGCCGCCAAGAGCCTCGACAGCTTCGACTTTGCCGCCATTCCGAAGCTCAACAAGATGCAGGTGCTCGAACTGGCGCGTTGTGACTGGATTACCCGTCGCGAGAACGTCATCGCCCTTGGCCCGTCGGGGACCGGCAAGACCCATGTCGCGATCGGTCTTGGCCTGGCGGCCTGCCAGAAGGGCCTGACGGTCGGGTTCATCACTGCTTCCGCGCTGGTCAGCGAGATGATGGAGGCACGCGACGAACGCCGCCTACTGCGCTTACACAAGCAGATGACCGGCTATAAGCTTCTCATCATCGATGAGCTGGGGTTCGTGCCCCTCTCCAAAACCGGCGCGGAACTGCTGTTCGAGCTGATCTCACAGCGCTACGAACGCGGCTCGACGCTGATCACCAGCAACCTGCCGTTCGACGAATGGACCGAGACGTTCGGTTCCGAGCGCCTGACAGGCGCGCTCCTCGACCGGCTCACCCACCACGTCAGCATCCTCGAGATGAACGGCGAGAGCTATCGCCTGGCCCAGAGCCAGGCACGCAAAGCACGTCCCAACCCCTGA